In a single window of the Pedococcus dokdonensis genome:
- a CDS encoding DUF6545 domain-containing protein, protein MASLLKAIRATAMTAFEVLTVAALWGAGAYRGVRARRRPATWRTALAVSVMALAIAATAHFNRIRLDEWVNISNVTNLGSRLALCVAVASAQIYLLGTRHSDIPEGQRRAIYAVSAATAATSSAAWLAAPIHTVELADLGGAPRHLASLVYIVTIYLYLAWFEVGVARYAHQSFRSARGTDPPAAVAIALIGASAWSGIAVLLMWTTHSSVAQIVGRSTPYLDRLATVLFPVPLILLASGLLALPVLPALAHRLAARRLTLRLDPLWRLMVNQHPHVHLPLRQDRITQVLDPRLKAQRRLIEISDGLEEHQVAMPSTLMELARAMGKPVVRRPGAVSAKDALTQLDRAPWPRPLISLSDALRSAERSQRRD, encoded by the coding sequence GTGGCAAGCCTCCTCAAGGCTATCCGCGCGACTGCGATGACCGCTTTCGAAGTGCTCACGGTCGCGGCGCTGTGGGGCGCCGGGGCTTACAGGGGCGTCCGGGCACGCCGCAGACCCGCCACCTGGCGCACCGCTTTGGCAGTCTCCGTGATGGCGCTCGCCATTGCCGCCACCGCTCACTTCAACCGTATCCGGCTGGACGAGTGGGTGAACATCTCCAACGTGACGAACCTTGGCAGCCGCTTAGCGCTATGCGTTGCCGTGGCCAGCGCGCAGATCTACCTCTTGGGCACTCGTCACTCGGACATACCTGAGGGCCAACGCCGCGCCATCTACGCCGTCAGCGCGGCCACCGCGGCAACATCCTCCGCGGCTTGGCTCGCCGCCCCGATCCACACCGTCGAGCTAGCAGACCTGGGCGGGGCTCCCCGCCACTTGGCGAGCCTCGTCTACATCGTGACGATCTACCTCTACCTTGCATGGTTCGAGGTTGGCGTGGCCCGATACGCCCACCAGAGCTTTCGCTCGGCTCGGGGCACAGACCCTCCGGCAGCCGTGGCCATAGCCCTCATCGGGGCCTCGGCCTGGTCCGGGATCGCAGTCCTCTTGATGTGGACGACGCACAGTTCCGTCGCCCAGATCGTAGGGCGGTCGACGCCCTACCTCGACCGCTTGGCGACGGTGCTGTTCCCAGTTCCTCTCATCTTGTTGGCGTCCGGCCTGCTCGCACTCCCGGTACTGCCGGCCCTTGCGCACCGTCTCGCAGCACGACGGCTGACCCTCCGGCTGGATCCTCTGTGGCGGCTGATGGTGAACCAGCATCCCCATGTGCACCTCCCGCTACGTCAGGACCGGATCACACAAGTTCTCGACCCGCGGCTCAAAGCTCAGCGGCGCCTCATCGAGATCTCCGACGGACTCGAGGAACACCAAGTGGCAATGCCGAGCACTCTCATGGAACTCGCTCGGGCCATGGGTAAACCTGTGGTCCGGAGGCCCGGTGCCGTCTCCGCCAAGGACGCCCTGACCCAGCTGGACCGGGCACCGTGGCCCCGACCACTAATCAGCCTGAGCGACGCGCTCAGAAGCGCCGAACGCTCGCAAAGGAGAGACTGA